The Miscanthus floridulus cultivar M001 unplaced genomic scaffold, ASM1932011v1 os_2624_1_2, whole genome shotgun sequence genome includes a region encoding these proteins:
- the LOC136535230 gene encoding probable RNA-dependent RNA polymerase SHL2, whose translation MERALAYMRHRRVPIVDCGGGWGARRGLTVRDEPEFGEPMQDLFFCVQHAEGLKFPVLFLVNALVHKGVINQHHLTPEFLGLLQRKEDDVNVAALREFWGDKFPVFDACGRLKNLQDRVARYPKLLRNKIGDDNSEVRRLVVTPTKAYCLPPEVERSNRVIRHYREVTDRFLRVTFMDEGMQQLNSNVLNFSAAQIVKDLMSNSFLHKTTVYKRIKTFLTEGFHMCGRKYSFLAFSSNQLRDRSAWFFAEDRMRTVETIRKWMGRFTSKNVAKHAARMGQCFSSTYATVVMQPHEVNECLEEVERNGYIFSDGIGKITCDLALEVSQKLQLTDNPPSAYQIRYAGFKGVIAVWEGENDGIRLSLRPSMHKFESNHTVLEVVSWTKFQPGFLNRQIITLLSSLNVPDAIFSQMQEAMLSNLNNILSDTDVAFDIVTTSCAQQGNTAALMLSAGISPGTEPHLKAMLLAIRSSQLLGLLEKTRIFVPKGRWLMGCLDELGILEQGQCFIRASSPSLNNCLVKHGPRFSSANKNAETIVGTIVMAKNPCLHPGDVRILEAVDVPELHHLVDCLVFPKKGERPHANEASGSDLDGDLYFVTWEENLIPPGKKSWNPMDYSPTEAKQLPRAVSPHDIVDFFLKNMVNEKLGPISNAHVVHADMSEYGAMDEKCIQLAELAATAVDFPKTGKIVSMPPSLRPKLYPDFMGKEDAISYKSEKILGRLYRSIQEASSGDLVPEETCTLNDLPYDADMEVPGATDFLSSAWECKCSYETQLNALLNQYGVRTEAELVTEHIWSLPKYSSRKQGDIKERLKNAYSALHKEFRSIFESFVTDQTEISDDEKKRFYEMKASAWYQVTYHPKWVQKSREMLKPDCEDMPARLSFAWIAVEHLARIKIRCHGEVKVDSRRPVERLAAYISGSM comes from the exons ATGGAACGCGCGCTGGCATACATGAGGCATAGGAGGGTGCCGATCGTTGATTGCGGTGGTGGGTGGGGGGCCAGGAGGGGCCTCACCGTGCGTGATGAGCCTGAGTTTGGGGAGCCTATGCAGGACCTGTTCTTCTGCGTGCAGCACGCCGAGGGTCTAAAGTTTCCGGTGTTGTTCCTCGTGAATGCTCTGGTGCACAAGGGAGTAATAAATCAACACCACCTCACGCCTGAATTCTTAGGTTTGCTCCAGAGGAAGGAGGATGATGTGAATGTGGCTGCTTTGAGGGAATTTTGGGGGGACAAATTTCCAGTTTttgatgcatgtggcaggctgaAGAATCTGCAAGATAGGGTTGCCAGGTACCCCAAACTTCTTCGCAACAAGATTGGGGATGACAATTCAGAGGTGAGGAGGCTGGTAGTCACGCCCACCAAGGCTTATTGCCTGCCACCAGAAGTGGAGCGCTCTAATCGTGTCATCCGGCATTATCGTGAAGTCACAGACAGGTTTCTCAGGGTTACTTTTATGGATGAGGGTATGCAGCAACTGAACAGTAATGTGCTGAATTTCTCTGCTGCGCAAATTGTCAAAGATTTGATGTCAAACTCGTTCCTGCATAAGACAACAGTGTACAAGCGTATTAAAACATTTTTGACAGAGGGATTCCACATGTGTGGCAGGAAGTACTCATTTCTTGCATTCTCATCAAACCAGCTGAGGGACAGGTCAGCTTGGTTCTTCGCAGAGGACAGAATGAGAACAGTGGAAACAATTAGGAAATGGATGGGGCGGTTCACAAGTAAGAATGTAGCAAAGCACGCTGCTCGGATGGGGCAGTGCTTCTCATCTACGTATGCTACAGTGGTGATGCAGCCGCATGAGGTCAATGAGTGTCTCGAGGAAGTTGAACGCAATGGGTACATTTTCTCTGATGGAATTGGCAAGATTACGTGCGACCTTGCACTTGAAGTTTCTCAGAAGCTGCAATTGACAGATAATCCCCCATCCGCTTACCAGATTAGGTATGCAGGCTTCAAGGGTGTTATAGCTGTCTGGGAAGGAGAAAATGATGGGATACGACTTTCGCTGAGGCCGAGCATGCACAAGTTTGAGTCTAACCATACTGTGTTAGAGGTGGTTTCATGGACAAAGTTTCAGCCAGGATTCTTAAATCGTCAGATTATTACATTACTGTCCTCCTTGAATGTCCCGGAtgctatcttttctcaaatgcaGGAAGCCATGTTATCTAATCTCAATAATATTTTGTCGGACACTGATGTTGCTTTTGACATTGTAACCACCTCTTGTGCTCAGCAAGGAAACACTGCAGCACTGATGTTGAGTGCTGGCATTTCACCTGGAACTGAGCCACACCTGAAAGCAATGCTGTTAGCTATAAGGTCCTCACAGCTACTGGGTCTTCTGGAGAAGACAAGGATTTTTGTGCCCAAGGGGAGGTGGTTGATGGGCTGCCTTGATGAACTTGGGATCCTTGAGCAAGGACAGTGCTTTATCCGGGCGTCATCTCCATCACTCAATAATTGTCTGGTAAAGCATGGACCAAGATTTTCCTCAGCAAACAAAAATGCAGAGACCATTGTGGGTACTATCGTAATGGCAAAGAATCCATGCCTTCATCCAGGGGATGTCCGGAtccttgaagctgttgatgtgcCTGAACTGCATCACCTTGTTGATTGCTTGGTCTTCCCCAAGAAAGGTGAGAGGCCACATGCCAATGAAGCATCTGGGAGTGATCTTGATGGGGATCTCTACTTTGTGACATGGGAGGAAAACCTTATACCACCTGGCAAAAAGAGTTGGAACCCTATGGACTACTCCCCAACTGAAGCAAAACAACTACCGCGTGCAGTATCCCCACAT GATATTGTTGATTTCTTCTTGAAGAACATGGTAAATGAGAAACTGGGTCCAATAAGTAATGCTCATGTTGTTCACGCTGATATGAGCGAGTATGGAGCAATGGATGAGAAGTGCATTCAGTTGGCAGAACTAGCAGCAACTGCTGTGGACTTCCCCAAGACAGGCAAAATTGTGTCAATGCCACCATCCCTTCGACCAAAATTATATCCTGACTTCATGGGAAAGGAGGATGCCATCTCCTATAAATCAGAGAAGATCCTTGGAAGGCTTTATCGGTCAATCCAAGAAGCCTCCAGTGGTGATTTGGTTCCAGAAGAAACTTGCACGTTAAACGATTTGCCTTATGATGCAGATATGGAAGTTCCTGGTGCAACGGATTTTCTCTCAAGTGCTTGGGAGTGCAAGTGCTCATATGAAACACAACTGAATGCACTGCTCAACCAATATGGCGTGCGCACTGAAGCAGAGCTTGTTACAGAGCACATATGGTCGCTTCCCAAATACAGCAGCAGAAAGCAGGGGGACATAAAGGAGAGGTTGAAGAATGCATACTCTGCTCTCCACAAGGAGTTCAGGAGCATTTTCGAAAGCTTTGTGACAGATCAAACTGAGATCTCTGATGATGAGAAAAAACGGTTTTATGAGATGAAGGCCTCTGCATGGTACCAGGTAACCTACCACCCCAAATGGGTCCAAAAGTCAAGGGAAATGCTCAAACCTGACTGTGAGGACATGCCAGCAAGGCTTAGCTTTGCATGGATCGCGGTCGAGCACCTGGCACGGATTAAGATAAGGTGCCATGGAGAAGTGAAAGTGGACAGCCGAAGGCCCGTTGAGAGGCTCGCAGCCTACATATCTGGGAGCATGTGA